The Zobellia alginiliquefaciens genome contains a region encoding:
- a CDS encoding acetyl-CoA C-acyltransferase → MKTAYIVKAYRTAVGKAPKGVFRFKRTDELAAETIEYMMKELPDFDKKRIDDVIVGNAMPEGSQGLNMARLISLMGLDIVDVPGVTVNRFCSSGIETIGIATAKIQSGMADCIIAGGAESMSSVPMTGYKTELNYDLVSEGHEDYYWGMGNTAEAVANEYKVSREDQDEFAYNSHMKALKAQAEDRFQNQIVPIEVEQTYIDENGKKATKKYTVTKDEGPRKGTSVEVLNKLRPVFAAGGSVTAGNSSQMSDGAAFVMVMSEDMVKELNLEPIARLVNYAAAGVPPRIMGIGPVAAIPKALKQAGLKQDDIELIELNEAFASQSLAVIRELGLNKDIVNVNGGAIALGHPLGCTGGKLSVQLFDEMRKRNMQGKYGMVTMCVGTGQGAAGIFEFLS, encoded by the coding sequence ATGAAAACTGCATATATAGTTAAAGCATACAGAACAGCTGTCGGAAAAGCTCCGAAAGGTGTTTTCAGGTTTAAGCGAACAGATGAACTCGCCGCAGAAACCATTGAGTACATGATGAAAGAATTACCCGATTTTGACAAAAAACGGATTGATGATGTCATCGTAGGCAACGCCATGCCAGAAGGATCGCAAGGCCTGAATATGGCACGATTGATTTCTTTAATGGGATTGGATATCGTTGATGTACCTGGCGTTACGGTGAACCGTTTTTGCTCCTCAGGTATTGAAACCATTGGTATTGCCACGGCAAAAATACAATCGGGAATGGCTGACTGTATCATTGCCGGTGGTGCAGAAAGTATGAGCTCTGTACCTATGACAGGATATAAAACCGAATTGAATTATGATTTGGTAAGCGAAGGTCACGAAGATTACTATTGGGGTATGGGAAACACTGCCGAAGCGGTAGCAAATGAATACAAAGTCTCTAGAGAAGACCAAGATGAGTTTGCATATAATTCTCATATGAAAGCTTTAAAAGCACAAGCTGAAGACCGTTTTCAAAATCAAATCGTGCCTATTGAAGTAGAGCAAACCTACATTGATGAAAACGGTAAAAAAGCAACAAAAAAGTATACGGTAACTAAAGATGAAGGTCCTAGAAAGGGCACTTCGGTAGAAGTGCTAAATAAACTACGTCCTGTTTTTGCAGCTGGCGGTAGCGTAACTGCAGGTAATTCATCTCAAATGAGCGATGGTGCTGCTTTTGTAATGGTAATGAGCGAAGATATGGTGAAAGAGTTGAATCTGGAGCCTATTGCCCGTTTGGTAAATTATGCAGCTGCCGGTGTCCCTCCAAGAATTATGGGTATAGGTCCTGTTGCGGCTATTCCAAAAGCTCTAAAACAAGCAGGATTAAAGCAAGATGATATTGAACTTATTGAACTGAATGAGGCATTCGCTTCGCAATCACTAGCAGTAATTCGTGAACTTGGTCTAAACAAAGATATTGTAAACGTAAATGGTGGCGCTATTGCATTGGGTCACCCATTAGGATGTACAGGAGGTAAACTATCCGTGCAACTGTTCGATGAAATGAGAAAGAGAAACATGCAAGGTAAGTATGGTATGGTAACCATGTGCGTGGGCACCGGACAAGGGGCTGCGGGTATTTTTGAGTTTCTTTCTTAA
- a CDS encoding T9SS type A sorting domain-containing protein yields the protein MMKKYTISSTTKLFVVSMLLLLCNVGAKAQSTPFECDYNAYLFQYNDIYALDLASGSSYLVAENITPGNVNAAAYNSSDGYIWGYLSTPSSSIVRIGKNFEVDQYEIPGLPSGNKYVGDISIDGIYYFKAGGASFYKIDLNPESNTYLDYLGVFSLSQSLNIHDWAFNAQDEKLYSVEKNTNILYRITPETGIVEALGVVPILQGLNYTFGAVYFDVDGNFYVSANQTGSVYKIERAQDISLGIIKSNIFAFGPAASSNDGARCPTAPVPQEDCINGLDDDGDGLVDCDDPSCSGVAACPTINLTSGANDGGLESNDRLSSLIGERNYNRAKTNYKFNKHTAKRLMKGASYAKAGKSTPDQIPLTQLVPLDVVGESSTIESSPADLLDLTNASDIYSVDYLKKDDNIGALMVIKTDNKVYEHSKFICDRFLGAQLLSVSNIQLREKDFIKSIIKQPDGSTEFALTFSARLNASNEFVVESHWNIDAYAEDTAFYNFQIWSNTVDDLLLLADEILNLLEVHSPIAEYKGSTPPPVFVKSAKYVKGEVILNLVNSNKTEQIQLEGGLKKTETSSTETMKLSAPIDGYLDSVALSTGNIFDFGFRVSHANGTPDDLFVADAPWGLDSSAEGTTVENYEVKSVQAPYTGDGYPVERNIELSGKTSSYVGVYRAMSPRFTAVDLSDYGKLSFEASGTGTLEVKLLDGNGVTFSQNVNLSAETKSFNLLAGNFKSSTNSTTDFSSLKVINFNLLAEGGTLEEKQMSLSNVSFNNIEEKRVFISDDTSESIVYPNPMQAESSLYFYEENSGTFTFELFNMAGKKIASHDMSGDSKAGQNMIVVKRNNLTPGLYFYKITSSNDKTWSSKLMVK from the coding sequence ATGATGAAAAAATACACTATTAGTTCAACCACTAAGCTTTTTGTGGTCTCAATGTTACTTTTACTATGTAATGTAGGGGCAAAAGCCCAATCCACACCTTTTGAGTGTGATTACAACGCCTACTTGTTTCAGTATAATGATATTTATGCACTTGATCTTGCTTCGGGTAGTTCGTATTTAGTTGCCGAAAATATTACCCCTGGCAATGTGAATGCTGCAGCCTACAATTCGTCAGATGGGTATATTTGGGGTTATTTGTCAACTCCGTCCAGCTCCATTGTGCGTATTGGCAAGAATTTTGAAGTTGACCAATATGAAATTCCTGGATTACCTTCTGGGAACAAATATGTTGGCGATATTTCAATTGATGGTATATACTACTTCAAGGCCGGAGGAGCCTCTTTTTACAAAATTGATCTTAACCCGGAGTCTAATACCTACTTAGATTATTTAGGTGTTTTTTCTTTAAGTCAGAGCTTAAATATACATGATTGGGCGTTTAATGCTCAGGATGAAAAACTCTACTCTGTAGAAAAGAACACTAATATATTGTATAGGATTACTCCAGAGACCGGTATAGTAGAGGCATTAGGTGTAGTGCCTATTTTACAGGGGTTAAATTATACATTTGGTGCAGTATATTTTGATGTTGATGGAAATTTTTATGTATCGGCAAACCAGACCGGTTCTGTATATAAAATAGAAAGAGCTCAAGATATTTCACTAGGCATTATTAAATCTAATATTTTTGCATTTGGTCCTGCGGCGTCAAGTAACGATGGTGCGCGATGTCCTACTGCTCCTGTGCCTCAAGAAGATTGTATCAATGGTTTAGATGATGATGGAGATGGTCTTGTAGATTGTGATGACCCATCTTGTTCAGGTGTGGCAGCATGTCCTACAATAAACTTAACTTCAGGTGCCAATGATGGTGGTTTAGAAAGTAATGACCGTTTATCCTCTCTCATTGGGGAAAGAAACTATAACCGTGCGAAAACCAATTATAAATTCAACAAGCATACCGCCAAAAGGCTTATGAAGGGTGCTAGTTACGCTAAAGCGGGAAAGTCTACCCCTGATCAAATTCCTTTAACTCAGTTGGTGCCTTTAGATGTTGTAGGTGAGTCCAGTACCATAGAATCTTCTCCGGCAGATTTGTTGGACCTAACCAATGCTTCGGATATCTATTCTGTAGATTACTTAAAGAAGGATGATAATATTGGTGCGCTTATGGTAATTAAGACGGATAACAAAGTTTATGAGCACAGTAAATTTATTTGTGATAGATTCCTAGGCGCACAACTACTATCTGTATCTAACATACAATTACGAGAGAAGGATTTTATTAAATCGATTATCAAACAGCCAGATGGAAGTACGGAATTTGCATTGACTTTTTCAGCCAGGTTAAATGCCAGTAATGAATTTGTTGTGGAATCACACTGGAATATTGATGCTTACGCAGAAGATACGGCATTTTACAACTTTCAAATCTGGTCCAATACGGTAGATGACCTACTATTGCTTGCCGATGAAATTTTAAACCTGTTAGAGGTGCATAGCCCAATTGCTGAATATAAGGGTTCTACACCACCGCCAGTATTTGTAAAATCGGCTAAATATGTAAAAGGCGAAGTTATTCTGAACTTGGTGAATAGTAATAAAACCGAGCAAATTCAGTTAGAAGGCGGACTTAAAAAGACAGAGACAAGTTCAACGGAAACTATGAAATTGTCAGCACCAATAGACGGGTATTTAGATTCTGTAGCGTTAAGTACCGGAAATATTTTTGACTTCGGATTTAGGGTGAGTCATGCCAATGGTACTCCAGATGACCTTTTCGTAGCAGATGCCCCATGGGGTCTTGATAGTTCTGCAGAAGGAACTACGGTAGAAAATTACGAGGTAAAATCAGTGCAAGCACCTTATACGGGTGATGGGTACCCGGTAGAGCGAAATATTGAGCTTAGCGGAAAGACATCAAGTTATGTTGGAGTATATCGTGCAATGAGCCCCAGGTTTACAGCGGTTGATTTATCCGATTACGGAAAACTCTCTTTTGAAGCTAGCGGAACAGGAACTTTAGAAGTGAAGTTGCTTGATGGGAATGGGGTAACGTTTTCGCAAAATGTAAACCTATCGGCCGAAACCAAATCATTTAATTTGTTGGCTGGGAATTTTAAGAGTTCTACGAATTCTACTACCGACTTTTCAAGTTTAAAAGTGATTAATTTTAATTTGTTGGCCGAAGGTGGAACCTTGGAAGAAAAGCAAATGAGCCTTTCCAATGTGTCTTTTAACAATATTGAAGAAAAACGGGTTTTTATATCTGATGATACTTCAGAGTCTATAGTGTATCCTAACCCTATGCAAGCGGAGTCTAGCCTTTATTTTTACGAAGAGAATTCTGGTACATTTACTTTTGAATTGTTTAATATGGCGGGTAAAAAAATCGCATCACATGATATGAGCGGAGACTCCAAAGCAGGTCAGAATATGATTGTAGTGAAACGAAATAATTTAACTCCTGGACTATATTTCTATAAAATAACCAGTAGTAATGATAAAACTTGGAGTAGTAAATTAATGGTGAAATAA
- a CDS encoding GNAT family N-acetyltransferase yields MKIRRANRKDIPGIVQLLSNDKLGKLREAYAEPLPEKYYEAFDAISQDHNQELVVIEDNTQEVIGTLQLTFIPYLTYQGGIRAQIEAVRVHENYRSKGIGKQLFKWAIQRAKQKGAHVVQLTTDKKRPEAYKFYENLGFKASHEGMKLHL; encoded by the coding sequence ATGAAAATCCGAAGAGCAAACCGAAAGGATATTCCTGGAATCGTGCAACTATTGAGCAATGATAAATTGGGCAAACTGCGGGAAGCTTATGCAGAACCGCTACCCGAAAAATATTATGAAGCTTTTGATGCTATAAGTCAAGACCATAACCAAGAGTTGGTAGTTATTGAAGACAATACTCAGGAAGTTATTGGAACGCTTCAGTTAACCTTTATTCCCTATTTAACTTACCAAGGTGGAATCCGTGCCCAGATAGAAGCCGTGCGTGTTCATGAAAATTACAGAAGTAAAGGCATTGGTAAGCAACTGTTTAAATGGGCCATACAACGTGCAAAGCAAAAAGGCGCACACGTTGTACAGCTCACCACGGACAAAAAACGTCCGGAAGCTTATAAATTTTATGAAAATTTAGGTTTTAAAGCTAGTCATGAAGGGATGAAATTACACCTCTGA
- a CDS encoding AMP-dependent synthetase/ligase, which produces MQNVTRLFDFPYYQLEKHNLQKSLVSKYEGQWVSTSTKEYIDKANTISRGLLRLGVQPNDKIAVISLTNRTEWNIMDIGILQLGAQNVPVYPTISEEDYAYVLNHSEAKFCFVSCIEVYEKVKSVEDQIPSLQHIYSFDDISSCDNWEKVLELGADKSNQDEVEKLKDAVKADDLATLIYTSGTTGRPKGVMLSHNNLVSNALESSKRFPIEDGNTKALSFLPLCHVYERMLIYLYQYRGVTIYYAESLDKISDNLKETSPHVMTAVPRLLEKVYDKIYAKGTELSGIKKKLFFWAVNLGLKFEPYGQNGWWYETQLSIARKLIFSKWKEGLGGNLSLIASGSAALQPRLSRIFNAAEFGLMEGYGLSETSPVISVNDMRDEGFRIGTVGKPIDRTEVKIASDGEICIKGPQVMMGYYKDPDKTSEVMQDGYFLTGDIGEIDADGFLKITDRKKEMFKTSGGKYVAPQLLENRFKQSRFIEQIMVVGEGEKMPAALIQPDFDFLHQWATKNNITVPENSDIIQNEQVMARYQQEVDEANEKFAKWEKVKQFRLTPDVWSISEGHLTPTLKLRRKIVKEKYMHLYNDIYGR; this is translated from the coding sequence ATGCAGAACGTTACCAGACTATTTGATTTTCCCTATTATCAACTGGAAAAACATAACCTACAGAAATCTCTTGTCTCAAAATATGAGGGCCAGTGGGTTAGCACTTCTACTAAAGAGTATATTGACAAAGCAAATACTATAAGCAGAGGTCTCTTACGATTGGGTGTACAGCCTAACGATAAAATTGCCGTTATTTCATTGACCAACCGTACGGAATGGAACATTATGGATATTGGTATTCTTCAATTAGGCGCACAAAACGTTCCCGTATACCCTACCATATCAGAAGAAGATTATGCGTATGTATTAAATCATTCTGAAGCAAAATTCTGTTTTGTTTCATGTATTGAAGTATATGAAAAAGTAAAATCCGTTGAAGACCAGATACCAAGTTTGCAGCACATTTATTCTTTTGATGATATTTCTAGTTGTGATAATTGGGAAAAGGTACTGGAATTAGGAGCTGATAAATCTAATCAAGACGAAGTTGAAAAACTAAAAGATGCGGTCAAGGCTGATGACCTTGCTACCTTAATATATACTTCTGGAACAACGGGAAGACCAAAAGGTGTAATGTTATCTCACAATAATTTGGTTAGCAATGCTTTGGAAAGCTCCAAACGTTTCCCTATTGAAGACGGCAATACTAAAGCCCTTAGTTTTCTACCCTTGTGCCATGTATATGAGCGTATGTTAATTTATCTATACCAATACAGAGGTGTAACCATTTACTATGCCGAGTCATTGGATAAAATTAGTGACAACCTAAAAGAAACCAGTCCGCATGTTATGACAGCCGTACCAAGGCTTTTAGAAAAAGTCTATGATAAAATATATGCCAAGGGCACCGAGCTTTCCGGTATAAAGAAAAAACTTTTCTTTTGGGCCGTAAACCTTGGACTTAAATTTGAGCCCTATGGACAAAACGGTTGGTGGTACGAAACACAATTATCCATAGCCAGAAAACTTATTTTCAGCAAATGGAAAGAAGGTCTAGGTGGCAACCTTAGTCTTATTGCTTCTGGTAGTGCAGCCTTGCAACCCCGACTTTCACGCATATTTAATGCCGCTGAATTCGGTCTTATGGAAGGTTATGGTCTCTCAGAGACCTCACCGGTAATATCAGTTAACGACATGCGCGATGAAGGGTTCCGTATTGGCACTGTGGGCAAACCTATTGATAGAACCGAAGTAAAAATTGCCAGTGACGGAGAAATCTGTATAAAAGGCCCACAGGTCATGATGGGGTATTATAAGGACCCCGACAAAACCAGCGAAGTTATGCAAGATGGCTATTTCCTTACCGGTGATATTGGTGAAATAGATGCAGACGGATTTCTAAAAATTACGGACCGCAAAAAAGAAATGTTCAAAACCTCTGGAGGTAAATATGTAGCGCCTCAGTTATTGGAAAACAGGTTTAAGCAATCTCGCTTTATTGAGCAAATTATGGTAGTTGGTGAAGGTGAAAAGATGCCGGCCGCTTTAATTCAACCAGATTTTGATTTCTTGCACCAATGGGCAACAAAGAACAACATTACCGTACCCGAGAATTCTGATATTATTCAAAACGAACAGGTAATGGCTCGCTACCAACAAGAAGTTGATGAAGCCAATGAAAAATTTGCCAAATGGGAAAAGGTAAAACAGTTCCGTCTAACTCCGGATGTTTGGAGTATAAGTGAAGGACACCTTACCCCTACCCTTAAATTGCGTCGTAAGATTGTAAAAGAAAAATATATGCATCTTTATAACGACATTTATGGGCGCTAA
- a CDS encoding 3-hydroxyacyl-CoA dehydrogenase/enoyl-CoA hydratase family protein yields MNKHIKKVAVIGSGIMGSGIACHFANIGVEVLLLDIVPRELNDKEKAKGLTLEDKAVRNRLVNDSLTTALKSKPSPIYHQKFASRISTGNLEDDIAKVSKVDWIIEVVVERLDIKKKVFENLEKHRTPGTLITSNTSGIPIKFMSEGRSDDFQKHFCGTHFFNPARYLKLFEIIPGPETSQEVLDFLNGYGEQFLGKTSVVAKDTPAFIGNRIGIFSIQSLFHTVKDMGMTVEEVDKLTGPVIGRPKSATFRTVDVVGLDTLVHVANGIHENCKDDERLALFELPDFINTMMENKWLGSKTGQGFYKKTKNKEGKTEILTLDLDTMDYRSKKSAKFATLELTKTIDKVVDRFAVLVGGKDKAGEFYRKSFGQLFAYVSHRIPEITDELYKIDDAMKAGFGWEHGPFQIWDAVGLDKGLEFIKAEGLEAAPWVTDMKTSGNESFYSIKDGATYFYDIPKKSMEKIPGQDAFIILDNIRKSKEVFKNSGVVVEDLGDGILNVEFQSKMNTIGGDVLAGLNKAIDLAEKDFQGLVVGNQAANFSVGANIGMIFMMAVEQEYDELNMAIKMFQDTMMRMRYSAIPTVSAPHGMTLGGGCELSLHADKVVAAAETYIGLVEFGVGVIPGGGGSKEFAVRAQDTFKKNDVELNVLQEYFLTIGMAKVSTSAYEAYDLGILQHGKDIAVVNKDRQIATAKAHAKLMAEAGYTQPVKRSDIKVLGKQALGMFLVGTDSMEASHYISEHDKKIANKLAYVMAGGDLSEPTMVNEQYLLDLEREAFLSLCTERKTLERIQHMLKTGKPLRN; encoded by the coding sequence GTGAACAAGCATATTAAAAAAGTAGCAGTCATCGGATCCGGAATTATGGGTAGCGGCATTGCTTGCCATTTCGCAAATATCGGAGTAGAAGTGTTGTTGCTAGATATCGTTCCAAGAGAATTGAACGATAAAGAAAAAGCAAAAGGATTAACTCTAGAAGACAAGGCGGTGCGCAATCGGTTGGTAAACGACTCATTAACTACGGCCTTAAAATCTAAACCTTCTCCTATCTATCATCAAAAATTCGCTTCGCGTATCTCCACTGGAAATCTTGAGGATGATATTGCAAAAGTGAGCAAGGTAGATTGGATTATTGAAGTGGTTGTAGAACGTCTTGATATCAAGAAAAAGGTTTTTGAAAATCTTGAAAAACACCGTACTCCAGGTACTTTAATCACGTCTAACACTTCTGGTATTCCTATTAAGTTTATGTCAGAAGGTAGAAGTGACGATTTTCAGAAGCATTTCTGTGGAACACATTTCTTTAACCCAGCGCGTTACTTAAAATTGTTCGAAATTATTCCTGGTCCGGAAACATCGCAAGAAGTACTTGACTTTTTAAATGGCTACGGAGAACAGTTTTTAGGAAAGACTTCCGTTGTAGCCAAAGACACTCCTGCTTTTATAGGAAACCGAATCGGAATCTTCAGTATTCAAAGCCTCTTTCACACCGTAAAAGATATGGGCATGACCGTTGAAGAGGTTGATAAGCTTACCGGACCTGTAATTGGCAGACCTAAATCCGCCACTTTTAGAACGGTTGATGTTGTAGGCCTGGATACTTTGGTTCATGTGGCTAATGGTATCCACGAAAATTGCAAGGATGATGAACGATTAGCACTTTTTGAGCTTCCTGATTTCATCAATACCATGATGGAAAACAAATGGCTGGGAAGCAAGACTGGGCAAGGTTTTTATAAGAAGACAAAAAACAAAGAAGGGAAAACGGAAATACTCACGTTGGATTTGGACACCATGGACTATCGTTCCAAGAAAAGTGCCAAATTCGCCACACTGGAGCTTACCAAAACCATAGATAAGGTAGTAGACCGTTTTGCTGTTCTGGTTGGAGGAAAAGATAAAGCCGGAGAGTTCTACAGAAAAAGTTTTGGACAACTATTCGCTTACGTATCACACAGGATTCCTGAAATAACGGATGAACTATATAAGATTGATGACGCCATGAAAGCCGGTTTTGGCTGGGAACATGGACCATTCCAAATTTGGGATGCCGTTGGGTTGGACAAAGGATTGGAGTTTATTAAAGCCGAAGGATTGGAAGCTGCCCCTTGGGTAACAGACATGAAGACTTCGGGAAATGAATCTTTCTACTCTATAAAAGATGGGGCTACCTATTTCTATGACATTCCAAAGAAGTCCATGGAAAAAATACCAGGTCAGGATGCTTTTATCATTTTGGACAATATCAGAAAATCAAAAGAAGTATTTAAAAATAGTGGTGTTGTAGTTGAGGATTTGGGCGATGGCATTTTAAATGTGGAGTTCCAATCCAAGATGAACACTATTGGCGGTGATGTTCTTGCCGGCCTTAACAAAGCTATTGATTTAGCTGAAAAAGACTTTCAAGGTTTGGTGGTTGGTAACCAAGCAGCAAACTTCTCTGTAGGTGCCAATATTGGTATGATTTTCATGATGGCCGTTGAGCAGGAATATGATGAGCTTAATATGGCTATTAAAATGTTTCAGGATACGATGATGCGTATGCGCTACTCGGCTATTCCTACCGTTTCCGCACCCCACGGCATGACCCTTGGTGGTGGTTGTGAGCTATCCCTACATGCGGATAAAGTGGTTGCTGCTGCAGAAACTTACATCGGTCTTGTTGAATTCGGGGTTGGGGTTATCCCTGGTGGTGGTGGTTCTAAAGAGTTTGCCGTTCGAGCTCAGGACACCTTTAAAAAGAACGATGTTGAATTAAACGTACTTCAAGAATATTTCTTGACCATTGGTATGGCCAAAGTATCCACATCTGCTTACGAAGCTTATGATTTAGGTATTCTTCAACACGGAAAAGATATCGCAGTCGTAAATAAAGATCGGCAGATTGCAACCGCAAAGGCACACGCTAAATTAATGGCCGAGGCCGGATATACACAACCTGTAAAGCGAAGTGATATAAAAGTACTCGGAAAACAAGCGTTAGGTATGTTCTTGGTAGGTACGGATTCTATGGAAGCAAGTCACTACATCAGCGAGCACGATAAGAAAATCGCCAATAAATTGGCTTACGTTATGGCTGGTGGAGATTTATCCGAACCGACCATGGTAAATGAGCAATATCTATTGGATTTGGAAAGAGAGGCCTTTTTATCTCTTTGTACGGAGAGAAAGACGCTAGAGCGTATCCAACATATGTTAAAGACAGGTAAACCTTTAAGAAACTAG
- a CDS encoding MarR family winged helix-turn-helix transcriptional regulator, which produces MKDITIDYALRATWQAVARMYNEEAKKFDSTMAVGFTLLSVDPKTGTPSTALGPKMGMEATSLSRILKRMEEQGLIERKPNPKDGRGVLIYLTEFGLEKRNDSKNVVLRFNDSVRSHVSEEKIKSFFEVMDTINELIAEKNIYTNDNLINGQDTLDSETD; this is translated from the coding sequence ATGAAAGATATTACTATAGACTACGCATTGCGAGCCACATGGCAAGCCGTAGCTCGTATGTACAACGAAGAGGCTAAAAAATTTGACTCTACCATGGCCGTGGGTTTTACACTTTTAAGTGTAGATCCTAAGACCGGAACCCCTTCTACGGCCCTTGGGCCCAAAATGGGAATGGAAGCCACAAGCCTGTCCCGTATTCTAAAAAGAATGGAAGAACAGGGTTTAATAGAGAGAAAACCCAACCCTAAAGACGGAAGAGGCGTTTTGATTTATTTGACGGAATTTGGACTCGAAAAGAGAAATGATTCAAAGAATGTTGTATTAAGGTTCAACGATTCCGTAAGAAGCCATGTTTCCGAAGAAAAAATAAAAAGCTTTTTTGAGGTCATGGATACTATAAATGAACTCATAGCAGAAAAGAACATATATACTAATGATAACCTGATTAACGGTCAAGATACCCTTGATTCTGAAACAGATTAA
- a CDS encoding acyl-CoA dehydrogenase family protein has translation MSTESTNKEILRGGQFLVKETNCEDIFTLEDLNEEQRMMRDSTKEFVDRELWAHWERFEKKDYAYTEECMRKAGELGLLSVAVPESYGGMGMGFVSTMLVCDYISGATGSFSTAFGAHTGIGTMPITLYGTEEQKQKYVPKLASGEWFGAYCLTEPGAGSDANSGKTKAVLSEDGKHYSITGQKMWISNAGFCSLFIVFARIEDDKNITGFIVENKPDNGISLGDEEKKLGIHSSSTRQVFFSDTKVPVENMLSKRGNGFKIAMNALNVGRIKLAAACLDAQRRVIKEAVTYANERIQFKTPIMNFGAIKAKIANMATNAYAGESASYRAAKNIEDRIAIREAEGNSHQEAELKGVEEYAIECSILKVAVSEDVQNTTDEGVQIFGGMGFSADAPMEKAWRDARISRIYEGTNEINRMLVVGMLVKKAMKGHVDLLGPATAVGEELMGIPSFDTPDFSELFAEEKDLIKRLKKVFLMVAGSAVQKYGPELEKHQQLMLSASDILIEIYMAESTILRTEKNAKRSGEDSQQTQIAMSKLYLYNATETIIQKGKEAIISFAEGDEQRMMLMGLKRFTKYTNNPNVVALRTQIADKVAADNAYTFD, from the coding sequence ATGAGTACAGAATCAACAAATAAAGAAATTCTACGAGGCGGCCAATTCCTTGTCAAGGAAACCAATTGCGAGGACATCTTCACTTTAGAAGATTTGAACGAAGAGCAAAGAATGATGCGTGACAGTACCAAAGAGTTCGTTGATCGCGAACTTTGGGCGCATTGGGAACGTTTTGAAAAAAAGGACTATGCCTATACCGAAGAATGTATGCGCAAAGCCGGCGAACTAGGTCTTTTAAGTGTGGCCGTTCCAGAATCGTATGGAGGAATGGGTATGGGCTTTGTCTCTACCATGTTAGTTTGTGATTATATTTCAGGGGCAACGGGCTCTTTTAGTACTGCATTTGGTGCACATACGGGTATTGGGACTATGCCAATAACCTTGTATGGAACGGAAGAGCAAAAACAAAAATATGTTCCAAAATTAGCTTCAGGTGAATGGTTCGGAGCGTATTGTTTAACAGAGCCCGGTGCCGGTTCGGATGCCAATTCCGGTAAGACCAAAGCTGTACTTTCCGAAGACGGAAAACACTATAGTATAACCGGACAAAAAATGTGGATTTCCAATGCTGGCTTCTGTAGCTTGTTTATTGTATTTGCTCGCATTGAGGACGACAAGAACATTACAGGGTTTATCGTAGAGAACAAACCAGACAATGGTATCTCTCTAGGTGATGAAGAGAAAAAATTAGGTATTCACTCCTCCTCTACTCGCCAAGTATTTTTTAGCGATACAAAAGTACCAGTTGAAAATATGCTTTCTAAGCGTGGCAATGGCTTCAAAATTGCCATGAATGCTTTGAACGTGGGTCGTATTAAATTGGCTGCGGCTTGTTTGGATGCACAAAGACGTGTCATCAAAGAAGCTGTTACGTATGCTAATGAGCGCATTCAATTTAAAACACCTATTATGAACTTCGGTGCCATAAAAGCAAAGATTGCAAATATGGCCACCAATGCCTACGCTGGTGAATCAGCAAGTTACCGTGCCGCAAAAAATATTGAAGACCGTATTGCCATTCGTGAAGCAGAGGGCAACTCTCACCAAGAAGCAGAACTAAAAGGTGTGGAAGAATACGCCATTGAGTGTTCTATTTTAAAGGTTGCCGTTTCCGAAGACGTTCAAAACACAACGGATGAAGGTGTTCAGATTTTTGGAGGAATGGGCTTTAGTGCGGATGCTCCTATGGAAAAGGCCTGGAGAGATGCTAGAATCTCTAGAATATATGAAGGCACCAACGAAATTAACCGAATGCTCGTTGTAGGAATGCTTGTTAAAAAAGCCATGAAAGGCCATGTTGACCTATTAGGACCAGCTACTGCTGTTGGTGAAGAGCTAATGGGAATCCCTTCTTTTGATACACCCGATTTTTCTGAGCTTTTTGCCGAAGAAAAAGATTTAATTAAGCGATTGAAAAAAGTATTCTTAATGGTTGCTGGTAGTGCCGTACAGAAATATGGTCCTGAATTAGAAAAACATCAGCAACTGATGCTTTCTGCCTCAGATATTCTTATTGAAATTTATATGGCTGAAAGCACCATTTTAAGAACAGAGAAAAATGCCAAACGTTCTGGTGAAGACTCTCAACAAACGCAAATTGCCATGTCCAAATTGTATTTATACAATGCTACTGAGACCATCATACAAAAAGGAAAAGAAGCGATTATCTCTTTTGCCGAAGGTGATGAGCAACGTATGATGCTAATGGGCTTGAAACGCTTTACCAAATACACAAATAATCCTAATGTAGTTGCTTTACGTACGCAAATAGCGGATAAAGTTGCCGCAGATAACGCATATACTTTTGATTAG